Genomic DNA from Paramisgurnus dabryanus chromosome 11, PD_genome_1.1, whole genome shotgun sequence:
TGTGTTGTTTATCAGTGGAGCGATATGTTTTGGTGTAATCCCAGGTGAAAGACAATATCTTACATTACAACTTGTTATGAAACAATGCAACTTTAATTAAACATTAACCTTAATGCTTAAAAGAACAAATCTGCTATAAAATGAGCAAGATTATTCCAGAATACGAAGAAGAAACGTTATTTTTCAATAACTGAATGATTTATTATCTAGGCCTACCTGAAAATGTAAATGACTGTTTATTTTAGATCTAAACATGGTTGCAAACATACGTAgagttatttaaatatttttcatatcAATATCAATTAAATGCACATGCCAGTGGTTTAGATAAACCTAACATCGGCCAACAGATGGACTGTCAGATTTTCATCCTATGGCTTCCCCCTCTGCGTCAATGTAACGCAGAATAAAAAGGAAGCCCCTCCTTCCACGCCAAAGAGCCCTATAAAAGAGCCATCACAATCACTCTGACCACAAAACACTTTACTCGTCTTGAAAGAGCTGAAACTAGAGACGAAACATCATGACTCCCAACCTCATCACCGATGCTCAGTCTCACATATTCTCCTCTCGAATGACTGTAGCTCAGAAAAAAGAGGCACATGAATTAAGAAAGGTGAGGTCGATCTTGTGTTGCTTTATTGCAAAACCACATCACCTTTGTTGTTTGATTGGATGTATTAAAACATCAAATTAACCCATTATTTTCTTTTCTCAGACTCTCAAGCCACTGATGGAAAAGAGAAGACGTGCTCGAATAAATGAGAGTCTCAATCACCTAAAAACACTCATTCTGCCACTGGTCGGCAAAAATGTAGGTATCCAAACTTTGGTGCATGCATTATTACACCACATGCCTACTGTTTTTACACTGAAACACATGCCAGTCTCTAAAATTACCCTAATATATCAACTTATTTTCAATTTATAGGCTTCACGCTATTCGAAGCTAGAGAAAGCTGATATTCTGGAAATGACAGTCCGCTTCCTTCGAGATTTGCCTTCGTCATTCACTAAAGGTGAGTTTTAcaacatggcatttttgacgTTTTCAGGCAagacaaaatctttcatatttcaaaCTGAAACATCCCATTTAATGATTATCTTTTTTCCCAAGGTCAAACAGACAGCTATAAAGAGGGTTACAAAGCATGTTTCCAGCGCGTCTCTGCGCTGCCGCCGCAGTCCGGCCTGGACGCAGAAACCCGTCAGCGCGTCACTGAATTCATCCAGCACTCGATGGTGCCTGCGACATCAACTTGCCATAACTGCTGTGCTCATAACTCCAGCACGATTTCACAGATGCACCAGAAAATCTTGAGCTTGAGAAACAACAGCGGTAGCGCATCAGCATCCAGTCAACCCCAACCTGCGACACTGGCACCTGTGGACATGTGGAGACCCTGGTGACCAAACACGCACCAGGAAAACCTTCAGGGAAAAAACTGTAAATTATTTATGTGTCGTAGTAAGTGTTTGATTTTCAAATGTAAAGCCTGTAAGTGAGATTACATATAAGAATGATGTTTTGCATATGTGGCTACTTTGTAATTCGAAGTGAGCAAACGAGCACAGATCATGAAAGATGCTGTATTTTGTGATATTTATTTCATGCAATCCTCGTCGGGGTTAAAAGATTATGGGTTGTAAGCAACACAATTGTAAACCCCAAGGGTTAAAATGTATTTGAGGTTTGCACAATTGACTTTATTACATTTGGTCTGTGCAAAGAAGTTGTAAACACTGTGTGTTAAAGATCAATGGCAAATTAATGTCCCTGAAGGAAATCTGATCAAAACTGTGAAGcaacaaaaacaataaagcCATTTTGCTTTGAAATTCTTGAGCgctttatttttcttgtttgaAAACTGTTTGTAACAGTGCTAAAACTTGCAAGTAAAATAAGGAAAAGAAGAACATCTTAATGAATATCTTCAGTTTTGCATTTGCAATGTCTTTAACAATTAATAATTTAAGAAAATCAATGCACACACCACTCAAATCAAATGTGGCAGAAAACGGAACCCTACAAATCCCATGGTTCTcgcaaattatatatataactatatatagcTATAACTATaactatatatacatataactATAGAATGTTAACGCTTATTTACGGCGTTgaattgtttcaaagcattttaaacaagaaaaaaggcaaaataaaccatgttgaaacaacccagcagttgggttaaaacaacccattatttgggtcactttaacccagaaatgtgttctgtcctatagttacccagcccggataaaaaacaacccaatttttttagagtgtaggctATTGATTAAAGTACAAGGTCATTACTGCATTTTTCTCAGCAAAAGATGTGCTTGACAGATTAATATATTATCATTATTCTGAGAAATGaaataatatgattttatttgtttcaGTAAGCAATAGCTATTGCGTTTTGAAGCTTATTTAGGCCTACTTGCGCTGGAGGACACACTTAgcaaataaatcacaaaaatcaGTATGTGGTCATAAATGCATCAATAAGTTTCTTTATGTGAAAAGATGTGCAATACATacaccaaattccaattttgtgtATGTATTGCTTTTTATCTAAAGCCCAGTCCTTCCCATTGACTTAATATAGAGCAtctttttatgttgttttatgtaTAGCCTAGTATAGTTTCtctttttacagttttgttttCGGGtttgttttctgtattttctgtattttaagcattttatgaGTATGGGTTGCTAACATCCAAAGCTGGGAAGATTACTTAGATGTAATCCGTTACTGATTATGAATTACATGACAAAATTGGTAGTCAGTAATATAACCTCTTAGATTACACATCGTTGGTAATGTAATCTGAATACTTTTGGAAAACATTTAGATTACTTTTGACAAATCTTATTtgatttcaaataaataaagagGGGAAACATATTTTCGGTTCTATTTCACCAACAAGAGCCTTAAACACTCATGTTTGAAGTGCAATGTACGGAGAGTTAATACTTTACAATACTAACACTGATTTACTTTGctatccctgctgaaaaaaacagcatacaagcaagaccagcatatgttgtgttttggtgctggtttgctagtgaaaaccagctaaaccagcatcagcaccagcattagcaccagctaaaccagcaccaaaccagcatccCATAccggtcataccagcaagaccagcatatgttgtgtttaggtgctggtatgctggtgaccaccagctaaacagcatcaaaccagcatagaccagcataattcccataaCTTTTTTGTGATGCCAGTAAAAATTCTGGCATGGCAAGTTAAatgcgctctaagcgaatctgtgagacctcactttttgttgatgtttgaactgttttcaaacaaactgaggtagctaactcctccccctccccctcccttccatgCTTTCATGAACGAGCCCAACCCCCACACCCAAACCCTTCTTGTCGTTTTTTGGCTGGAACACTCTGTTTTGTTTtcgtggtgctaggtttggccactgtgtttatATTGAAGTTTGTGGAGCCttggctgtctacagagatcgcgtttttttacagtttgatcagcggacaggcagcaagcagatagtgaggagatgtttgctgtgtgtaacaaaaaatgttttatggtctaaaacgcgtgaattcgcttagagcacctttaaaaacTGAACCAAAATATTTCCTCCAGATctggtttattttaaataaaataataaaacgtAAAAAACAGACGGACATCAGTGGTTATGTGTACATATACATTCATTGTTTGGTcaaaattattgctagggatgTCACTAGTGTCCCTACCCAAATCTACACTTTTGCATCCAGTGATCAAACACTGAGTGTTGCTCCAATTTGCATCTTAAATAAGAGATTTACAAAATTGTGAACATCATACTGCCATAGTGTGAATAATATGTAATCATGTAATCCATAAAAAAGTAACAGTAGTCTGATTAcaagtattttaaaatgtagtttaatcTAATTACAAGTAGTTGATGTTTGGAATCTGATTACCTAATCCAGATTACATGTAATCTGTTACCCAGCTAACATCACACccagtggccggttgcataaaactttaaaactagtcttaaaagttagtcaagactgatcataactgttttaagcatgttacatagaaaggtagattggtctaatttaaatccaaataataagactgattagccctaacttattgctagttagtcagaatcattcttaagacgTAGTCTTAACGTCAcagctatgtttatgcaaccggccacaaGTTCTTAACTGCGTAAGATGAAACAACATGAAGCAACTTTccaaagcccttttcacacagagattacggaaaatacaaGGGAAATGTGTCTGGGATTTGTCCGGGATCATTTGATTTTTGATTCACACTTCCAATGATTTTCCAGAATCTGTGTGTGCATTCACACGAACCCATTCTTACCAAAAAGCGTACGAATGACaggcagtgtgattatcgtgcaatagatacgccaattTCCgcttatcgctgtgtgtcgcccgtctccttcaatgaggcgtttctaaatctgcttgtcataaacaaatgagtaccattcAAGCCAGttactgacgagagaaggatgacgtgaactccactgcttcgttctcattggtagtcgctcccgaaattcgctcaaaatttgcataaagttaaacttttcttaactttcttgcgtcgctggacacgcccatacgatCGCCAACGGTCTCTTTCGCTGCTGCTGCCGGAAGTCGCccggtttccattaaaataaatgagattgcgtcgctctgctactgctggtcgctGTCTGTCTGAATGGGGGGTAATTGCACCACTGATAAAAGCACCTTCTCCCCTTTACACATccaacgtgatctcatgagaatacgtgtgtatttttacgtttcagtgtggttgtacaatacgtacatttacttacgtttaaaacacactgaaacGTACAATATCGACGTTTTGACAGAACTAATACGTAAAATATTTACGTATTAACAGCtttacaaatgtaaaaattacaTGTTTTCAGTaatattttctgacttatttatttaagacagtttacccatttacctaatgaaatgattatgatattcagagaatttcacaatatttaacattttaaaactttaaaatgaatagcatttctgtatttatatgtagtttgtttgccatgacacacaaaaacgcGTCATCTCCTGCTGTCTTCTATGCAATACGTTAATATTACTACTAAGCAATAATtacaacaaaatacaacataaattcacaaaagatgttacttttattcatttgctgtaatccatatctttaaaattcatacgatCGCGAGGAACAGATCCAATTTCAGCCCTTTATTCAGCGATCATGATCCGAGTTCTCATCAGCAACCGTGAAGTCAGATCGCGCGTTCGTTAATTCAAATATCccgcctcaagaagctttacgacaTATTGCTTTACGGCAGTAATATCAAAAGCTCATTGGCTCTTTGAATGCCACGTGACATATTTACGTCATTTCCATTTCCGTTGGTGTACGTTTGAAATTAAAAAAGCACGCCGTGACAGAGGGAAGCCGGGTCAACGCTGATCAAACTcttggattaataactttaatacatCTCTTTTCTTTACTTCAtatactccagagaggaccGCGGCTGCAGCA
This window encodes:
- the hes2.1 gene encoding transcription factor HES-2.1, producing MTPNLITDAQSHIFSSRMTVAQKKEAHELRKTLKPLMEKRRRARINESLNHLKTLILPLVGKNASRYSKLEKADILEMTVRFLRDLPSSFTKGQTDSYKEGYKACFQRVSALPPQSGLDAETRQRVTEFIQHSMVPATSTCHNCCAHNSSTISQMHQKILSLRNNSGSASASSQPQPATLAPVDMWRPW